A single region of the Halopiger xanaduensis SH-6 genome encodes:
- the glpK gene encoding glycerol kinase GlpK: MTANTYVGAIDQGTTGTRFIIFDHRGQVVANAYEKHEQIYPEPGWVEHDPMEIWENTKAVTTQALSQAGISPDQLEAIGVTNQRETTVLWDADSGQPVHNAIVWQDRRTTERVEQLEEDGMTETIRSKTGLEPDAYFAATKAEWLLEEGDPIKMERARPEDVQDRAESGDVLFGTIDSWLIYNLTGNHITEVTNASRTMLYNIHDLEWDDDLLEEFGIPREMLPEVRPSSDEDTYGTTDPDGFLEAEVPVAGALGDQQAALFGQTCFDAGDAKNTYGTGSFFLMNTGDEAVESDHGLLTTIGFQRSGEPVQYALEGSIFVTGAAIEWLEDVDLIDDPAQTAELARSVDSTDGVYVVPAFTGLGAPHWDQRARGTIVGMTRGTRKEHLVRATLESIAYQTRDVAEAMVADSGIEMTSLKVDGGAVKNNFLCQLQSDIIGSEIVRPIVDETTALGSAYAAGLAVGYWNDLEELRDNWRVDREFKPEMERDLADRRYDRWDDAVDRARDWARDGDE; the protein is encoded by the coding sequence ATGACAGCGAACACGTACGTCGGCGCGATCGACCAGGGGACGACCGGGACGCGGTTCATCATCTTCGACCACCGCGGGCAGGTCGTCGCCAACGCATACGAAAAGCACGAACAGATATACCCGGAACCGGGCTGGGTCGAGCACGACCCGATGGAGATCTGGGAGAACACCAAGGCGGTCACGACGCAGGCGCTGAGTCAGGCCGGAATCAGCCCCGACCAGCTCGAGGCCATCGGCGTCACCAACCAGCGCGAGACGACGGTGCTGTGGGACGCAGACAGCGGCCAGCCGGTCCACAACGCCATCGTCTGGCAGGACCGGCGCACCACCGAGCGCGTCGAGCAACTCGAGGAGGACGGGATGACCGAGACGATCCGGTCGAAGACCGGCCTCGAGCCCGACGCCTACTTCGCGGCGACGAAGGCCGAGTGGCTCCTCGAGGAGGGCGATCCAATCAAGATGGAGCGAGCGCGGCCGGAAGACGTCCAGGACCGCGCGGAGTCCGGCGACGTGCTCTTCGGCACGATCGACAGCTGGCTGATCTACAACCTCACGGGGAACCACATCACCGAGGTCACCAACGCCTCGCGGACGATGCTGTACAACATCCACGACCTCGAGTGGGACGACGACCTCCTCGAGGAGTTCGGCATCCCCCGCGAGATGCTCCCCGAAGTCCGCCCCTCCAGCGACGAGGACACCTACGGGACGACCGATCCGGACGGCTTCCTCGAGGCCGAGGTGCCGGTCGCCGGCGCGCTCGGCGACCAGCAGGCGGCGCTGTTCGGCCAGACCTGTTTCGACGCCGGCGACGCGAAGAACACCTACGGCACTGGGTCGTTCTTCCTCATGAACACCGGCGACGAGGCCGTCGAGAGCGACCATGGCCTGCTGACCACGATCGGCTTCCAGCGCTCCGGCGAGCCGGTCCAGTACGCCCTCGAGGGCTCGATCTTCGTCACCGGCGCGGCTATCGAGTGGCTCGAGGACGTCGACCTGATCGACGATCCCGCCCAAACCGCGGAGCTGGCCCGCAGCGTCGACTCGACGGACGGCGTCTACGTCGTCCCCGCCTTCACCGGGCTGGGCGCCCCTCACTGGGATCAGCGCGCCCGCGGCACCATCGTCGGGATGACCCGCGGCACGCGGAAGGAACACCTCGTCCGCGCGACGCTCGAGTCGATCGCCTACCAGACCCGCGACGTCGCCGAAGCGATGGTGGCCGACTCCGGCATCGAGATGACGAGCCTGAAGGTCGACGGCGGCGCGGTCAAGAACAACTTCCTCTGTCAGCTCCAGTCGGACATCATCGGCTCGGAGATCGTCCGGCCGATCGTCGACGAGACGACGGCGCTCGGCTCGGCGTACGCGGCCGGGCTCGCCGTCGGCTACTGGAACGACCTCGAGGAACTGCGCGACAACTGGCGCGTCGACCGGGAGTTCAAGCCCGAGATGGAGCGCGACCTCGCCGATCGGCGGTACGATCGGTGGGACGACGCGGTCGACCGAGCGCGCGACTGGGCGCGGGACGGTGATGAATAG
- the glpA gene encoding anaerobic glycerol-3-phosphate dehydrogenase subunit GlpA, with product MARDTEVLVIGGGSTGCGIARDLAMRGLEVTLVERGNLTDGTTGRMHGLLHSGGRYAVSDQASATECIEENEILRDIAGHCVEETGGLFVQRPEDSDDYFREKLEGCRDCGIPARVLSAREAREIEPYLAKDIKRAIEVPDGAVDPFRLCVANAIDAERHGARVETHAEVIDLLREGDDVYGVEVRHDSGPGKRTHKAPGTTEEITAEYVVNASGAWAGQIGAMADLDIEVRPSKGVMTIMNVRQVDTVVNRCRPKGDADIIVPHETTAILGTTDEEVEDPDDYPEEQWEVDQMIDTLSELVPILEEARTIRSFWGVRPLYEPPGTGTQDPTDITRDFFLLDHADRDEVSGISSIVGGKFTTYRAMAEEISNHVCEKLGVDARCATAEEPLPGSEDLSVLEEGMDDFGLRSPVARRSKQRLGSRAKEVLEGDGANPVICQCEGVTRAEIRDAIEQSGSDLNAVRIRTRASMGNCQGGFCCQNMANELHPEYDEATVREALDELFQERWKGQRHALWGEQLSQAMLNYALHATTMNRDRDPAGASASGPEADAEGIEYAAFDGGPRETTPRADGGN from the coding sequence ATGGCACGGGACACCGAGGTCCTCGTAATCGGCGGCGGGTCGACCGGCTGCGGCATCGCCCGGGATCTGGCGATGCGCGGCCTCGAGGTCACCCTCGTCGAGCGAGGCAATCTGACGGACGGCACGACCGGCCGAATGCACGGACTCCTCCACAGCGGCGGCCGGTACGCCGTCTCGGATCAGGCGAGCGCGACCGAGTGCATCGAAGAAAACGAGATCCTGCGCGATATCGCCGGCCACTGCGTCGAGGAGACCGGCGGCCTGTTCGTCCAGCGGCCCGAGGACTCGGACGACTACTTCCGGGAGAAACTCGAGGGCTGTCGCGACTGCGGCATTCCGGCCCGCGTACTCTCGGCCCGCGAGGCCCGCGAGATCGAGCCGTACCTCGCGAAGGACATCAAGCGCGCGATCGAGGTTCCCGACGGTGCCGTCGATCCGTTCCGGCTCTGCGTCGCGAACGCGATCGATGCCGAGCGCCACGGCGCGCGCGTCGAGACCCACGCCGAGGTGATCGACCTCCTCCGCGAGGGCGACGACGTCTACGGCGTCGAGGTCCGCCACGACTCCGGCCCGGGCAAGCGAACCCACAAGGCGCCCGGAACCACCGAGGAGATCACCGCCGAGTACGTTGTCAACGCCAGCGGGGCGTGGGCCGGGCAGATCGGCGCGATGGCCGACTTAGACATCGAGGTTCGACCTTCGAAGGGCGTGATGACCATCATGAACGTCCGGCAGGTCGACACCGTCGTCAACCGCTGCCGGCCGAAGGGCGACGCGGACATCATCGTCCCCCACGAGACGACGGCCATCCTCGGCACCACGGACGAAGAGGTCGAGGACCCGGACGACTACCCCGAGGAGCAGTGGGAGGTCGACCAGATGATCGACACCCTCTCGGAACTCGTCCCCATCCTCGAGGAGGCCCGGACGATCCGCTCCTTCTGGGGCGTCCGGCCGCTGTACGAGCCGCCGGGGACCGGCACGCAGGATCCGACGGACATCACGCGCGATTTCTTCCTGCTGGACCACGCCGACCGCGACGAGGTGTCGGGAATCTCGAGCATTGTCGGCGGCAAGTTCACGACCTACCGCGCGATGGCCGAGGAGATTTCGAACCACGTCTGCGAGAAGTTGGGCGTCGATGCGCGGTGTGCGACGGCCGAGGAACCGCTGCCCGGCAGCGAGGACCTGTCGGTGCTCGAGGAGGGTATGGACGACTTCGGCCTTCGGTCCCCGGTGGCCCGCCGTAGCAAGCAGCGGCTGGGGAGTCGCGCGAAGGAGGTACTCGAGGGCGACGGCGCCAACCCCGTGATCTGCCAGTGCGAGGGCGTCACGCGCGCGGAGATTCGGGACGCGATCGAACAATCGGGCTCGGATTTGAACGCCGTGCGCATCCGGACCCGCGCCTCGATGGGCAACTGCCAGGGCGGCTTCTGCTGCCAGAACATGGCCAACGAGCTTCACCCCGAGTACGACGAGGCGACGGTCCGAGAGGCGCTTGACGAACTCTTTCAGGAGCGCTGGAAGGGGCAGCGCCACGCGCTGTGGGGCGAGCAGCTCTCGCAGGCGATGCTCAACTACGCCCTGCACGCGACGACGATGAACCGGGACCGCGACCCCGCCGGCGCGTCCGCGTCGGGACCGGAGGCGGACGCGGAGGGGATCGAGTACGCCGCGTTCGACGGCGGTCCGAGGGAAACGACTCCTCGTGCGGACGGAGGGAACTGA
- the glpB gene encoding glycerol-3-phosphate dehydrogenase subunit GlpB, translating to MAIEDDVLVIGGGIAGSMAALVAADRGARVRLVTHKESTLRNASGLVDVLGYTPEGEGPLAEPFDALEDLPEEHPYERVGIDAVREALSVFDEVTGDAYAGGHTDTNALVPTHGGTVKPTARYPASTAAGLASDDRDALLVGFETLPDFDAPLAAQHLEAAGVPFEARGATVAFPGIRRDDAKVTRYAHLLDHDETVETGAGETGAREALAATVEHLLEDESRVGFPAILGDENAAEVRADLAERLGVDVFEVPMGPPSLPGLRLEDLLYDALEDRGVRVTSGVPVVDYETGGEGAGSSASVNDGDRIDHVIVDRNGTEIPHRADQYVLATGGLVGKGVRSERERVFEPIFDCYVPHADDRYDWFVDDAFGEQPYARFGLAPDRELRPLDANDEPEFDNLRAAGAVLGGYDFAAEKSGAGVSLATGYVAGRQAAEEVEQA from the coding sequence ATGGCGATCGAAGACGACGTGCTCGTGATCGGCGGCGGCATCGCCGGTTCGATGGCCGCGCTAGTCGCCGCGGACCGCGGCGCGCGGGTTCGGCTGGTCACGCATAAGGAGAGCACGCTCCGAAACGCCAGCGGACTGGTCGACGTGTTGGGGTACACGCCCGAGGGAGAGGGACCGCTCGCGGAGCCGTTCGACGCCCTCGAGGACCTCCCCGAGGAGCATCCCTACGAGCGGGTCGGAATCGACGCCGTCCGCGAGGCCTTGTCGGTTTTTGACGAGGTCACGGGCGACGCGTACGCGGGCGGTCACACCGATACGAACGCGCTCGTCCCCACCCACGGCGGCACCGTCAAGCCGACCGCGCGCTACCCCGCCTCGACGGCCGCCGGACTGGCGAGCGACGACCGGGACGCGCTACTGGTTGGCTTCGAGACGCTGCCGGACTTCGACGCCCCGCTGGCTGCGCAACACCTCGAGGCTGCGGGCGTCCCCTTCGAGGCCCGCGGCGCGACGGTAGCGTTCCCCGGCATCCGACGGGACGACGCGAAGGTGACGCGGTACGCACACCTGCTCGACCACGACGAAACCGTCGAGACGGGCGCCGGCGAGACCGGCGCGCGCGAGGCGCTGGCCGCGACCGTCGAGCACCTCCTCGAGGACGAGTCTCGCGTCGGCTTCCCCGCGATTTTGGGCGACGAGAACGCCGCTGAGGTGCGGGCCGACCTCGCCGAACGGCTCGGCGTCGACGTTTTCGAGGTCCCGATGGGACCGCCGAGCCTCCCCGGACTGCGACTCGAGGACCTGCTGTACGACGCGCTCGAGGACCGCGGCGTCCGAGTGACGTCGGGGGTGCCGGTGGTCGACTACGAGACTGGCGGTGAGGGAGCAGGCTCGAGTGCGAGCGTCAACGACGGCGACCGGATCGATCACGTCATCGTCGACCGCAACGGCACCGAGATCCCCCACCGCGCGGACCAGTACGTCCTCGCAACCGGCGGGCTGGTCGGCAAGGGCGTTCGCTCCGAGCGGGAGCGGGTGTTCGAGCCGATCTTCGACTGTTACGTCCCCCACGCCGACGACCGCTACGACTGGTTCGTCGACGACGCCTTCGGCGAGCAGCCCTACGCCCGGTTCGGCCTCGCGCCGGATCGGGAGCTTCGGCCCCTCGACGCCAATGACGAGCCCGAATTCGACAACCTGCGGGCGGCCGGCGCCGTGCTGGGCGGCTACGACTTCGCGGCCGAGAAATCCGGCGCCGGCGTCTCCCTCGCGACGGGCTACGTCGCGGGGCGGCAAGCGGCCGAGGAGGTGGAGCAGGCGTGA
- a CDS encoding anaerobic glycerol-3-phosphate dehydrogenase subunit C gives MSDAQRPTDDHVPGADEEEFEPIQVFPEAEDMDLRPGADNCYKCSTCDTECPVAEVDDEFPGPKFQGPEQWRLKRQEDHDIDESVMKCSNCMRCDGACPSEVPLSQMHNTARAEYVEENMSKFSREYWRNRMLANYRTLAPLGSMFPRTANFVTGLSITKWLAEKVMGVTSERELPEFATETFREWWAKRGGAKVENPDKRVAYFHGCYSNYNTPEVAKALVHVYEHFGYEIMVPDQHCSGTPMFANGMLEDARRAAETNVPELAAAIDEGADIVASCSSCSMSLRQEYPELFDFEDTERVAENTWDAVEYLHVHEDLEAALEGTEVEGFDDFAYHAPCHARNQGLDGQTVELLSLVDGIEAHDVGDSCSGISGTYGWKEENYETSMKIGEEMFEHMDAADAEQGLTECPTCSMQMEHGTGYEITHTLEVLEAALVGDGAANAAER, from the coding sequence ATGAGCGACGCACAACGACCGACGGACGACCACGTACCGGGCGCTGACGAGGAGGAGTTCGAGCCGATTCAGGTCTTCCCCGAAGCGGAGGACATGGACCTCCGGCCGGGCGCCGACAACTGCTACAAGTGCTCGACCTGCGACACGGAGTGTCCCGTCGCCGAGGTCGACGACGAGTTCCCCGGACCGAAGTTCCAGGGGCCCGAGCAGTGGCGGCTCAAGCGCCAGGAGGACCACGACATCGACGAGTCGGTGATGAAGTGTTCGAACTGCATGCGCTGCGACGGCGCCTGCCCCTCCGAGGTCCCGCTCTCGCAGATGCACAACACCGCGCGAGCGGAGTACGTCGAGGAGAACATGAGCAAGTTCTCCCGCGAGTACTGGCGCAACCGCATGCTCGCGAACTACCGCACCCTCGCGCCGCTGGGCTCGATGTTCCCGCGGACGGCCAACTTCGTGACGGGACTGTCGATCACGAAGTGGCTCGCCGAGAAGGTCATGGGCGTCACGAGCGAGCGGGAACTGCCCGAGTTCGCCACCGAGACGTTCCGCGAGTGGTGGGCGAAGCGAGGCGGCGCGAAGGTCGAGAACCCCGACAAGCGCGTCGCCTACTTCCACGGCTGCTACTCGAACTACAACACTCCCGAGGTCGCGAAGGCGCTCGTGCACGTCTACGAGCACTTCGGCTACGAGATCATGGTCCCCGACCAGCACTGCTCGGGCACGCCGATGTTCGCCAACGGCATGCTCGAGGACGCGCGCCGCGCGGCCGAGACGAACGTCCCCGAACTCGCCGCGGCGATCGACGAGGGGGCCGACATCGTCGCCTCCTGCAGCTCGTGTTCGATGTCGCTGCGCCAGGAGTACCCCGAACTGTTCGACTTCGAGGACACCGAGCGCGTCGCCGAGAACACCTGGGACGCCGTCGAGTACCTGCACGTCCACGAGGACTTAGAGGCCGCGCTCGAGGGCACCGAAGTCGAGGGCTTCGACGACTTCGCCTACCACGCGCCGTGTCACGCCCGCAACCAGGGACTCGACGGCCAGACCGTCGAACTGCTGTCGCTCGTCGACGGCATCGAGGCCCACGACGTCGGCGACTCCTGTTCGGGCATCTCCGGCACCTACGGCTGGAAGGAGGAGAATTACGAAACCTCCATGAAAATCGGGGAGGAGATGTTCGAGCACATGGACGCCGCCGACGCCGAGCAGGGCCTGACGGAGTGTCCGACCTGCTCGATGCAGATGGAACACGGCACCGGCTACGAGATCACCCACACGCTCGAGGTCCTCGAGGCGGCGCTGGTCGGGGACGGAGCGGCGAACGCCGCGGAGCGATAA
- a CDS encoding Cdc6/Cdc18 family protein has product MDLRERIARRRSAHRTRGLVVDRDHLSPTVHRPEPVGRGPVLEELLDVFEPVFEGSIPDSVAVVGPAGAGTSAVVTALFDALNDSVDTGNRPIGTTTRAGSADLGTRFVYVDARRTESAFAFYRTVLAEISAEPVPESGVGTDDLRDRVRERLERRDRRAVVAIDHHDEPEALAYDRATELLEPVAESVATVAVGQHVPEDWSGRVVRVPAYRDHELVDVLTDRTSTGLAAGGIDHELVRQVADWGDGNAHDALAALFGAAVVASEADADRIADQHVERATEAVPEDGVHVDRALVLAETRQRVLAHLISIDSRDRPIRDVAEEIAERSSLTAGTVKRFLYELADRGVIERVPLTVTDGGSGRRPSGLEPRFPQLVFRSLSAVANETLSEGDS; this is encoded by the coding sequence ATGGACCTCCGCGAACGCATCGCTCGGCGACGCTCCGCTCACCGGACGCGGGGCCTCGTCGTCGACCGCGACCACCTCAGCCCGACCGTCCACCGACCCGAACCCGTCGGCCGCGGCCCCGTCCTCGAGGAACTGCTGGACGTCTTCGAACCGGTTTTCGAAGGTTCGATTCCCGACTCCGTCGCGGTGGTCGGCCCCGCCGGCGCGGGAACGTCAGCGGTCGTGACGGCGCTGTTCGATGCGTTGAACGACAGTGTCGACACCGGGAATCGACCGATCGGAACGACGACCCGCGCGGGCTCTGCGGACCTTGGCACGCGGTTCGTCTACGTCGACGCCCGCCGCACCGAGAGCGCCTTCGCCTTCTACCGAACCGTCCTCGCTGAGATCTCGGCCGAGCCGGTTCCCGAAAGCGGCGTCGGTACCGACGACCTACGCGACAGAGTTCGCGAACGGCTCGAACGACGCGACCGGCGGGCGGTCGTCGCGATCGATCACCACGACGAACCCGAGGCCCTCGCCTACGATCGCGCGACGGAGCTGCTCGAGCCGGTCGCCGAGAGCGTGGCGACCGTCGCCGTCGGCCAGCACGTACCCGAGGACTGGTCCGGGCGAGTCGTCCGCGTACCTGCTTACCGCGACCACGAACTCGTCGACGTGCTCACCGACCGCACCTCGACGGGGCTGGCCGCGGGCGGTATCGACCACGAACTCGTCCGGCAGGTTGCCGACTGGGGCGACGGCAACGCCCACGACGCGCTGGCGGCGCTGTTCGGCGCCGCAGTGGTTGCGAGCGAGGCCGACGCCGACCGGATCGCCGACCAGCACGTCGAGCGAGCGACCGAAGCCGTCCCCGAAGACGGCGTGCACGTCGACCGCGCGCTCGTCCTCGCGGAGACGCGACAGCGCGTGCTCGCACACCTGATCTCGATCGACAGCCGCGATCGACCGATCCGCGACGTCGCCGAGGAAATCGCCGAGCGGTCGTCGCTGACAGCCGGGACGGTCAAGCGGTTCCTGTACGAACTCGCGGATCGCGGCGTGATCGAACGCGTCCCGCTCACGGTAACCGACGGCGGGAGCGGCCGCCGGCCGAGCGGACTCGAGCCACGATTCCCCCAACTCGTGTTTCGGTCGCTGAGCGCCGTCGCAAACGAGACGCTGTCGGAGGGTGATTCGTGA